The Prionailurus viverrinus isolate Anna chromosome X, UM_Priviv_1.0, whole genome shotgun sequence genome segment TGAAGGCCTctaagagagggaaagagagaaaatcccaaacaggctccgcagaGTCAGCAGAGtttaatgcagggctcaatctcacaactgtgagatcaagacctgagccaaaatcaagagtctgattcttaatggactgaaccacctaggcacccctacaatagagtattattaactatagtcaccatgctatacattatatccctaggacttatttattttatcactggaagtttgtacctttttaccaccttcacccattttgctcacaCACCCCAACCACTGCATCTGgaaaccatcagtctgttctctgtatctatgagtttggtgtgtgtgtgtgtgtgtgtgttttaatattccacatataagtaagatcatacggtattttcctttctttaacttatttcacatagcataatgcctttaaggtccatccatgttgtcacaaatggcgggatttctttattcttttatagctgaataatattccattgtgtatatatgccacattttctttattgattcatccatcaatggacacttagtttgtttttatggcttggctactgtaaataatgctgcaatgaacatgggagtgatgtcacattctttttgtttatccTGCTGGAAGTTTATTGTGCTTCTTGGGTCTGTGATTTtataacattcaaaaaatttagaaatatatcaggggcacctgggtggctcaatcggttaaggctctgacttcagctcaggtaatgattttacgtttttttgtttttgagccctacatcgggctctctgttgtcagtgcagagcctgctttggaccctctgtccccctctttctctgtccctaccccacttattctctcaaaaataaacattttgaaaaaaagaaatattttatctattatatctttcaatatatttttttgtgtcaCACACTATCTTCTTTGTCTGAGTCATATTGCCAGTTATACTGCTTTATATTGATCCACAGGTCACTGaggctttcttcattttttaaaaatgtttatttatttttgagagagagagagtgtgtgtgtgtgagcaggggggggtgcagagagagagagggacagtggatccaaagcaggctccacactaacagcagaaagcctgatgtgggtctagaactcaggaacagcaagattatgacctgagtgacgtgtgatgctcaactgactgagccacccaggcacccctctcttcatttattttttactgtgatGCAGTTTCCATAGTTTCTATTGTCATGTgttcattcacattttttaaataaaaagtttattgggATACAATTCATATATCATTTAATTCTGCAATTTAAACTGTATAAGTCAATGTTTTTTAGTATATGAACAGAATAGTGCAGCTATTACTACAATCAATGTTAGAACATTTTAATTACCTCTAAAGGAAACCTACTTGAAGTAATTCCATATTTGTCCCCATACTCCCAAGCCTACACAACCACTAATCTAATTTCTATCTCtgtagatttgtctattctgaacacttcatacaaatggaatcaggCAAAATGTGATCTTTTCTGACAGTCTTATTTCATGTACTAtattgttttcaaggttcattcatgttgtagcctATATTAGTACTTAATGTATTTTATTGGCAAATAATATTCTATCGTATCAATCTACCACATTGtaattatccattcattagttgatgaacatttaagcTGTTTCCGTTCTGCCTATTTTGAATAAGCGTATTTATAAGCATTCATGCACaaatttttatgtggacatatgttttcatttctctgtgtacatacctaggagtgaaattgctgggtcatatactaattctatatttaactttttgaggaactgccaaaatgTCTTCTAAAACagttgcaccattttatattcccatcagcaatgcatTAGTCCCAaattttccacatcctcatcaacattggTAATTATCATTTTAGTATAGTTATCCTAATGGGtataaagtgatattttattgtggttttgatttgcatttgcctaatggttatagtgatgttgaacatcatttcaCGTGTTTGTCAGccatatttttacctttttgcttatatgtctattcagatcatttgctcatttttaattaggttgtctTTACATTACCCAGTATAATAGCTCTTTATATATGTTAGATACAAGCTCCTTGTCCGATATatgatttagaatttttttcatattctgttgagtatgttttcattttcttgatgatatCCTCTGAggcataaaagttttaaattttgaagatatctgatttatcttttatttttgtatgtgtgtgctttgggtgtcatgtctaagaaaccatatctaatccaaggtcacaaagacttATGCTTATGTTCTCTTCTAAGGTTTTTATGGGTTTTTTCTTACATGtaggtctgtgattcattttgagttaatttttgtgtatggtgagagGAGTTCAGCTTTATTCTGATGCATGTGGTTATCCTGGTCTCTCAGTACCCTTTGTTGAAAATTTGGTCTTTCCCCCATCAAATTATCTTGGTGCCATTCTAAAAAATCAAATGACAATGgaatatgggtttatttctggagttTCAGTTGTATTCCATTGACTTGTATGTCTACCCTTTCCctgtaccacactgttttgatgattatagcGTTATAGTaagatttgaaatcaggaagtgtaattccttcatctttattcttctttgacAAGACCGTGTTGATTATTTTACATTCCTTGAAATTCCATATGTATTTGACAATCTActgtttcatttcttcaaaaaaggtCGTTAAACttttgaaagggattgcattgaatctgtagatctcTTTGAGgagtattgccattttaacaacttaagtcctggggagcctgggtggctcagtcagttaagcatctgacttgattgtagctcaggtcatgaactcacattttatgggtttgagccccacatggattcttgggattctctctctctctctgcccctccccagtttgcatgcacactctctatctcaaaataaataaataaactttaaaaatttttaagtccttaattcatgaatatggaatgtctttcatttatttaggtatttattttgtttcaagaaatctttgtaattttcagagtataagttttgcactttttaaaaaatgtcttcctaagttttttattcttttcttttgaggttattttttatattgtaaatagaattatttccataatttccttttcagattgttcatcaTAGGTGTTTATAAACACTACTGGTTTTGTGTGTTGATTTCATACTCTGAAgttttgaattcatttattagttctggtAACCTTCTTTTGGAttgtttaggattttctatgtataagatcATGTTGCCTGCAAATACAGACAGATTTACTTTTCCCTTTCCAATCTGGATCCTTTGGATTTCATGTTCTTGCCTAGTTGCCCTATCAGGAACCTCCAGTGCAATGCTGACTAGAGGTGGTGAAAGCatatatctttgtcttgttcctgatcttagggtaAAAGCATCCAATCTTTCACCACTAactataatgttagctgtgggtttttcttatATGTCCATCAGGTTGAGGATGTTTCCTCTATTCCTAGatttttagagttttctttgCTATTATGAAGggctgttgtattttttaaaaattttgttcagtTCACTGAAATGAAATGGTGATATggtgcttgtttcttttttttttaattctattaatatggtgtataCATATATTGAGTTTCCTGAGATTAATTCTGTTTGGTTGTGGcacataattgtttatatttgttgCTAAATTCAGcttgttagtattttattgagtGTATTTGCATCTATATCATAAGAGTtactgatctgtagttttcttgtgatgtctttttcTAATTTGGGGATCAGGGTGATATTGGCCACCTAGAATGAGATGGGAAATGTcctcttcttttttactttttggaagaagtggtattatttctttttaagtgtttggtaaaattcactgGTAAGGTCATCTGaggttgtttttctttgcttattgggaaatttttaaattattacttcaatttctttgcttgttatcaatctattcaagttttctagtTCTTCTTAGGtttgttttggtagtttgtgtctttctaggaatttgatCATTTCATCTGATTTGTTTAATTAACAGGCATGCAGATGTTTATAGCATTCTCTTAAcaatcttttctaaaatttttgtaaagGCAGTGGCAGTGGCtgctctttcattcctgattttagtatttagaatcttctctcttttttttcttaatgagtctAAAAGTCTGTCAATTTTGTTGTCCTTTTTCAATAAACAATTTTCGGTTTTGTTgaatttctctaaattttttctcttatgtatttcattaatttcttttctaatccttattatctccttccttctagTTCTTTTGGGTTTACTACACTcttgttttttctcatttcataagGTGGAAGACTACagttttgagatctttctttttttcaatgtatttactTGCAAATATAAATTTCACTTTAAGCACTACTTTACATGAATCCCGTAAGTTGTGGTATGAtgtgtgttaatttttatttatgtcaaAGTATTTCCTAATTTCCCTGTGATTTCTTATGACATTCATTATTTCAAgttgtgttgtttaatttctacatttttttttattttagaaagagagagagaaggtgtgagcaggggagaggggcagagggagagaagagagaggagagaggaggagaaaggctccatgctcagtgagtaTCTCAATGTGGGGtgtgatctcacaaccctgggatcatgacctgacccgaaatcaagagtcagatgctcaaccaattgagccataaAGTCACCCTATTTCTGCATATTTTCAATTTACCAAATTTCTTTCCactattaatttctaatttcactCCATTGTGATCACAAACTGTACTTTGTATAGTgttagccttttaaaaattttattaaggtGTTTTAATTGCTTAGCATGTGGCATATATGTAATTAGGTCCAGGTGGTAGGTTTCATCTTATTTAACTTTTgtctacttattttattattgaaagtaGTATATTGAAATTTCTTACTATTGTTGTCTATTTATTACTTAAATTGGTCAGTTTTTGACTCATGCATGTATTTTTGAGGGTCTCTTATTaagtgcatatacatatataattgatatatcttcctgatggatttatttctttatcattataaaatctaattttggaaaatgttttgttttaaagctagTTGTGTGATATTAGTATAGTCACCCCAGTTTTCTTGTGGTTGCTGTTTGCatgatttttccattcttttacttttaacttatttGTCCCTTTGAGTATAAATTTCTTCTGTAGACAGCATTTTCATgaatattgctttttatttttttaaagtttatttcttttgagagagttcacaggaggggcacagagagaaagagagaaagagaatcctaagcaggttctgcactattagtgcagagcctgaggcagggcttgaactcaagaaccatgagatcatgacctgagccaaaatcaagagtgagttGCTTAAtctactgaaccacccaagcaccccatgaaTGTTGTTTTTTATACCCAGTTTTACAATCTCTATCCTAGATTGGATTGTTTactctatttacatttaatgttattattgataGAATTGTATTTACATCTGCcacattcctttttgttttatatacatcTCAAgtctttttgttattcttttcctactttacagcttcctttttcattaagttaaaatttttagtgtaacatttttattcctttgatatttttcactatggatttttatttattttcttagtggttactGTAGGTGCTATTATATACTCTTATCAAAATTTACTTCACATTTATATTAACTTAATTCCAGTGTAATACAGATATGTTACTTCACTATAActctattccttctttttttgtacAATTATTGTTATACATCTTACACCTGTATGTGTTAGGAAACCAAAAATGTATAGTTATAATTATtacttaatataattttatgcCTACTATGTAGAAACTGAGGAAAGAAAGGTGAACAAGTATGTCTGTAGAGTTTACTATAGTGacattcttattttccatttcttgttgTCTTCAACTGTTCCTGTGGTTTCAAGTTACCACATGGTATTGTTTACTTAATACAAGTGTCCTCCTACCTGCGTCATTTGTACTATTATTGTCAAATATACTACATTTCTATATGTAAATAAGACCAACAATAAAATTACTCAAGATTACTTTATACAATCACTTTAAAAGTCAGTTAAGATTTTTGAGAAGGggaagaaatgtgtttttatatagtattttataataatataattacttTTACTGGTACTCTTTGCTTTTTGTGTGGATTTGAATTGCTGCCTGGACTAATTTGCTGTCAACTTGAAGGACTCTTTTTCATACTTCTTGTAAGGTGTATTTACAAGCAATGAATTCTCtcaggttttgtttctctgggaatgtctttatttcacttttattattttttcataagatAAATATTACACAACATAATTCGCCATTATAACCATTTTAAATTGTAGAATTCATTAccttttagtacattcacagtgttgtgcaggTATCTATACTATCTAActccagaatatttccatcatcccagaagAAAACCCCAAGCCTTTTAAGCATTCTCTCTTCATTCTATTGTCTCCTAGTCCCTAGAAaccattaattttctttctgcctctatgaGTTTGCCTattatggatattttatataaatgtaatagtataatatgtggccttttgtgcctggcttgtAACTCATTTACTATTCTTTGCCTAGCCTCATGAAGTTCCACTTTATTTATGTGCAACTCAATATACAGCAACAGACTCAAGGgaaactctaaaaaaattttgGAGAATGATTTTTTGCACTAATCCCTCATTTCTGGTATTCTTCCCCACAAATTTCAGCCACATTCACCTCCCAGAATTTCAACTCTTTCTTGTCAACTCAGGAAGGGAAACTTGCTCACCTTCCCTGTGCCACCATCCATAAGGTATCTTTCATcaaaacccaaagcaatcttaCAGCTCACCCTGATTGCTTTGCTTCTCTCAGGGACCACACCATTTGTGCTGCTAGTTGTCCAGAGTATGAAAACAATTGTAGTTGTTTGATATATTTGCCCAGTTATGTGGTTCTTCAAGATAGGAGGATATGCCCAATTCCAGTCTGCCCATAATTTTTGCCATTTGGTTTATTTTAGCATATTTTGTACAATTCTAGAACAGGTTGCTTATAGATTCCCTTCATCCCATGTGAAGTCCTATTGGAAAAGGAACCAGCAAGTCACCCATATATCTACTTAACCCACAGTAAAGTTCACCCATGCTTGGCACAGCAAAGGTAGGAGTACAATGTATCTCTGTCTTCACCTTGCTATCTCTTTTGGATCAACCAGATTAAGCTGTGATCTAACCGAGGATTGTACACCAGTATTCCCTTTTCACAGACCTCTGTCTTTATGTGATCCTTTTAGAAATACCACCTCTACTTGGTTTAAAAGAGAGAATAAtctatgttctttctttcatccATGAAAAAGTTGTAGAATTGACTTGCACCATGTGCCAACCCTGGAGTCAGAGCATCTTACTTAAAATTCTATATCCGTTATttattgtgtgactttgggtaagcaATTTAATCTCTGTACTTCTTAGTTTCCTATTAatagtattataaatattaatttataataagcatatgtaaagtgcttataAGAATTGCTGGTACATAAGTATTATGTAAGTGTGAAGTATCATTGGTGGCATTGTTATAATGAACAACACTGACCTGTCCACAAAGTCAATGGCTTccacatttctttatatcttacCTTTACCTATCTCCTTGCactgagttggggagagggaaggctggGGTGATTGTTGTGGGTAGTAGAGCTGGTTTAGAAATGCTTTTTGGCAAGCTCTTATGAAGGTATCTGGTCCTAATTGTTGGAGTTTCTTTTTATGACACATAATGCCTCTTTGTCCTCACCTGTGAGTGCCATGAGTCAGTACTAAGGAAACAAGTCAAATCTAACTAAATATCTTACCTTGCTTGCATTGCATGCAGTTTCATACCAGCTTTTACTTAGAAATGGAGATATATTCCATGAGATGTTCAGAAAATCAACTAAAGATGTTCTTATCTAGTGAGATTGTTGGTGGATGAGATAAAATAATTCAGGGTAGTGATATGATCATATCTGTTGCTTGAAATCATTATTCTATTAGAAAGTAAAAAGCTGTAGGTCAAAGAGACCAGTAAATGTTGTGAATGTCCAGAAGTTTATGGCTGTTTTCATAAGGGGATGGCACTAGAGCCAGAGTGAGAACTGGAAGGATTCCCAAAATCCTTACGAGGTAATCATTGAGACCTGTCATTTATTGGAGCACTTGGTATTTTTCAGTCATATACTAAAtggtttatataaattatatcatttaattttgaCAACTTTATGAAGTATtagcctcattttatagatgaggcacaAGGAAGTTTTAATATCCAAGTTTTATATTCAAGGTTATACAACAGGTAAGCAAATGCAATTAATTCAAAACCAGATCTGTTAAAAGATATGTTTCCTACAACAATGCTAAAATCTTCAGCATCTGGATCCTTCCAGCCATTTGAGAACCATGAGTCTAACCATCTGTATGAAAAGGTGTTCACAGAAGATTCAGggactccccaccccaccaatTAATCTTATGCCTCTATCACAACTTACCATTTCTTAATAACTGTGACAATACTCCACTCTTTTTAAGACCtctttcttttaagtattttctgGAACTATTAACATCAATCTTGTTTGTGGCAACTTTGTATTCATAATGAGCTaaggttttccttaaaaaaaaaaaaaagctttaagaacacattcctctttctgttgcatatatttcaaattaaCATATCAACAACAAAGAATCTACTTAGATTAGTGCCAAAATCCTTAGCAACAAAAAATTCAGTGTGATAAGTGACTAAATGTGGCCAGTTTCTGTCACCACATCTAATTCTCCAGTGTGGCTGAATGAGGtctaagaaaacataaataggatGGCAATGtctgagacaaatgaaaaactattttattcTGAATAAGACTATTGAGGAAAGGTGGGATCTTTTGaatacaagaaataaagaaaactgcatAGTACaaactgagagagagggaatgataTTGAGATCAAACCAGTAAAGTTTAATGACTGATTTTTGAGCTCTGGAAATCTAAAGGCAAGGTGCTGTTGGATTATGGCCTTAGTAGTTCACCTAATGAAAGGGCCTCACATGCCGAGCTCCTCAGAAGGGTAGCATCCAGCTGCCCTGTATGTTTTAAACTTCCAAAAATGTGTCTGCCTGGAGGgtctatatttattttctgactcAGCAGCAGAAACAGGTGTCCTcgttcttttttccctcctatcttgactctttttccaaatgtatttattgttattgtatttttgattaataaaagaatacaataagttgatggaaaaaatggaaaagtaggAAATTatcagaataaaagtaaaaaaccgCCGTCTCAATCATTACTTTCTTTCCTAATTTACTCTACCCCCTACAATTTGGTTTTAAGAATTGAACAGAAAGGTAAATGTGGCTATTAGTGACTGGTGGGGAGGTGGTCAAGGGAAAACTGCTACCTTTCTGTTGTAGTTTAGAAGAGGATGAGTAATCTCTCTCAACACAACCCTAAAAAGTAACAATGGTTAATACGACTCTAGGAAGCTGCAGCCCTTCTCTGgtaatcagagaaaggcaaattccAACCATAGAGAGACGGGGCCACTATTGACCTCTGAAATTAGCAATGACAAAAATGAATGACAGGTCCTTGGTGTGGTGGGGAGGTTGGACATTGGTAAGTCGGTCCACTTCTGCAACACAGCTTGTGGGAGGGGAAAGTAGGGACCAGAGTTGGATGACATAATCCTCACGTGACCAGGAGCTGCCGCGAAGTCCTTATATTCACGGGCTTCTTTCTCCTTTGGGTCCCAGTTCCTTACTGTCCTGTAGGCGTTTGTGCTTGTGGCCAAGAGAAGGAGGACTTAAATTCCTTAAATCTCAGAAGGTTGGTTTGAGGGAACCGCTGGGACCCGTGGGGGTGGTAGTGGCTGAATCCAGTGACTGGAATAGGTCCAGGCTCGCTTTTCCTCAAACCCCTGCAAACTCGTTGggatattattgtattttttgaaaGGACAGGGTGGGGGAATAGGTGGAAGCCTCCTGAGAAACAGCCACAGACTTAGTGATAGTTTAGAAATAATCGGCTTCTCAGATTGGTAAGCTTTCTGTTTATCCTCCTGTTTCTCCACTTCCGTTGAGGAAATGAGTTGTGGACTGTTGTGTGGAGAAATGCTAGAATCCTGGGGTGGAGGCagaaatttaaacataatttgaaaacattttctcccattcaatgcCTCCCTGAGGGCcatgggagggggcgggggtgccGAGGAGACAGCCGCCCTCGCAAGGACTAAACCGAAggttgaggggtggggggtggggacagagatcCAGAGGAAGGGATAAGAATAGGAGGGGAACCAGGAGGTAGGAAATTTGGGGCGACAATGGTTATGAAGATCCCGGACTCAAGATAATAACGAGTGTCTTGTCTCTGGGGCTGGTGGATCCACCGAgagctccctcctctcctcccccttcctttctgtctGCAGGTCCACGGTCTGCGTTCACTGACATCTGGAggcaagaaaaagaggaggaaattatCCTTAATCCTCATAGGTCAGTGTCGGGGAGGCACTTAGCCCGGGGTCTCTGAGGGTGGTAGTTGGGAAGGGCAAGATCTGAGTAAAATTTGCAGCCTCACAGCTAAACTCTCGGTGCGTTCCCTTTCTCCCGCCGGTGGGAGAGGCCATTAGCCTTGTCTGCTGGGGAAATGGTGGGTTGccgggagagggggaaggaggaagagtggTGGGGGGCGTGTGGCATAAGAAGGGGAGGCATCTCAAACTTCAAAGGGCTGGACCTGTGTGGCCCGAGTGGGAAATTAGGCGAGTAGGTTGTTCAAAGAGAAACTGACAAACCTGAATCAAAAGAAACGAGGCATTTTGCTCTATATTTTCTCCCCGGACTTAAGCTGGAAACATCATGCAAAAACCctgtaaagaaaatgaaggaaagccCAAGTGCAGCGtgccaaagagagaggaagatcgCCCCTATGGAGAATTTGAACGTCAGCAAACAGAAGGGAATTTTAGGCAAAGGCTGCTTCAGTCTCTCGAGGAATTTAAAGAGGACATAGATTATAGGCATTTTAAGGATGAAGAAATGACAAGGGCGGGAGATGAGGTGGAAAGGTGTTTGGAAGAGATAAGGGGTCTGAGAAAGAAATTTAGGGCTCTGCATTCTAACCATAGGCATTCTCGGGACCGTCCTTATCCCATTTAATGCATTTCTCTGCTGaattcaattattttatgttGCTAATATTACCACCATTGGTTTCTTTTTGTCTGCATGTTCTTGCTAAATATTGCTACCATTTTACTCCTATCCTTCAATGTTCCTTTGATTTGCATATGACTCCTGCTTCCAACATCTCATCTTTTGACCCAGTTTCACTCATTTAATAAGGATGTTTCATTCATATGCATGGGAAGATGCTCACTGTATActgtaaagtgaaaataataagtTGCCaaacagtgtgtgtatgtgtatatatacacacatatatatacacatgcacactttatatgtacatttatatatgaCATAACgcaaaagaaaaagttagaaTTATTATACACCGAAAGTTTAACAGTGAATTTCTGCgtgatatgtattttatttcttttttgcttatctgcgtcttctcattttccaaaaaaaatgaatatatgtgcatgtgtgcgtgtattATTTGTGTCACAAAGAACTAAAATAAACAGACACAATAAAAACTTGTCAATCACCTTTGAAGGGCAGTAAAACACTTAATAATCTCTTGATaagaactataaaaagaaatataaacttcaAATTACCTTTGGATCTCTTAGCCAGAGgaataaaactggaaattatTACAGATATACTAGCTTAGACTCAGTCTTTtcatggggaaaatatttgcttcACAGAGCTGCTGTAAGGAAGAAATGAGGCAACTCTGAGCTGGGCCAGGTGGACTCATTCCCACCTGTGCATACAGAACCCCAACCCACTACAGAACATCGGTTATTGGAGGGAGGTCCCTGGCATGACTTACCTGTGCTCAGGAACAAGTTCACTAGTAGGCAGGGCATTGGGGGCTTCCATGCCAGTTATCTGCTGTTGAACCCCACTCCTCCCCTGGGTTCTGCCATGCCTGGTGGGCACTGCTACCTCTTCTGCTGGGTCCTTTACTCTCTGCTGGCCCTCACTGCTCCTGACACATTGGAGTGTATGGGTGCCAAATCCCACTCAATTTCCTGGAGTCCTTACTGGGTTGAACCTCCATTCTTTTCTGAAGCCTGTCTGCTTTATAGTGACCCTTAACACAGGTGAGACTGCCCTAGGATTGCTTGAGCCACAGTGTCTTGCAGAGTTTTTAGCAAAACagctccttttgtttttaattccaggaCCCTT includes the following:
- the TCEAL7 gene encoding transcription elongation factor A protein-like 7: MQKPCKENEGKPKCSVPKREEDRPYGEFERQQTEGNFRQRLLQSLEEFKEDIDYRHFKDEEMTRAGDEVERCLEEIRGLRKKFRALHSNHRHSRDRPYPI